A portion of the Nitrosopumilus sp. b3 genome contains these proteins:
- a CDS encoding phosphomannomutase, which produces MKKTISGVRGVFGEDLNLKDVLEFCNNFSSLIKSQKCVIGKDTRPSGDMIKNVASAELMKNGIDVFNLGTVPTPVVFREARKYGAGLVISSSHNPIEWNGMKFIIEGRGINEQELPRIVEHQENIKSKIGSESNITSTYIEDAKKIIGDIQNNPDIVVDIGGGSAKGFAPELLRESGCNVEVLNEELSQCSRGPDPTSDELSELRAASIKKEIGFAFDLDGDRLVVVRKGEKQTPDVTLGLGVAKSLELGYKKFVLSADTSISIEKYIKEKGGTIKRSKVGEANVIELMLQTNAQAGGEGSSGGFILPEFNYCREGILSSGLIASMLGTSKFDEILNYMKSFFQIREKTKINSNFHDKVIEEIKNKFSKEYSEIDSQDGIKGIIDDDSWVLIRKSNTEDIIRVSAESNDIEKCKKITKDTLEVVKQSYDKVR; this is translated from the coding sequence TTGAAGAAAACTATTTCAGGAGTTAGAGGAGTATTTGGAGAAGATCTAAACCTAAAAGACGTGTTAGAGTTTTGTAATAATTTTTCGAGTTTAATCAAATCACAAAAATGTGTAATTGGGAAAGACACTAGGCCATCAGGAGATATGATTAAAAATGTTGCAAGTGCAGAATTAATGAAAAATGGCATAGATGTATTTAATTTAGGAACGGTACCAACTCCAGTAGTTTTTAGAGAGGCCAGAAAATATGGAGCAGGATTAGTAATATCTTCTTCACATAATCCAATAGAGTGGAATGGGATGAAATTCATAATTGAAGGAAGAGGAATTAACGAGCAAGAATTACCCAGAATTGTTGAACATCAAGAAAATATTAAATCAAAAATTGGTTCTGAATCTAATATTACATCAACATACATAGAAGATGCAAAAAAAATCATAGGAGATATTCAAAATAATCCAGATATAGTAGTAGATATTGGTGGTGGATCTGCAAAGGGATTTGCGCCAGAATTGTTGAGAGAATCAGGATGTAATGTAGAAGTATTAAATGAAGAACTTTCGCAATGTTCTAGAGGTCCAGATCCTACATCTGATGAATTATCTGAATTAAGAGCAGCATCAATCAAAAAGGAAATCGGATTTGCATTTGATTTAGATGGAGATCGCTTAGTAGTGGTAAGAAAAGGTGAAAAACAAACTCCTGATGTAACATTGGGATTAGGAGTTGCAAAATCTCTAGAATTAGGTTACAAAAAATTTGTTCTGAGTGCAGATACAAGCATATCAATTGAAAAATACATCAAAGAAAAGGGAGGGACCATCAAAAGATCAAAGGTGGGTGAGGCAAATGTAATAGAACTCATGCTTCAGACAAATGCTCAAGCAGGCGGAGAGGGAAGTAGTGGTGGTTTTATTTTACCTGAGTTTAATTATTGTAGAGAAGGTATTCTTAGCAGTGGATTAATTGCATCCATGTTAGGTACATCAAAATTTGATGAGATTCTAAATTACATGAAAAGTTTTTTCCAAATTAGAGAGAAAACTAAAATTAATTCTAATTTTCATGACAAAGTAATAGAAGAGATAAAAAATAAATTTTCAAAAGAATATTCAGAGATCGATTCTCAAGATGGAATTAAAGGAATCATTGACGATGACAGTTGGGTTTTGATTAGGAAATCAAACACTGAAGACATCATTAGAGTTTCAGCAGAATCAAATGACATAGAAAAATGTAAAAAAATTACAAAGGACACTTTAGAAGTAGTGAAACAAAGTTATGACAAAGTTAGATGA
- a CDS encoding winged helix-turn-helix domain-containing protein, with translation MQIVADLLTATEQSGQEGIKTTSLLTKANLSHSRLSKFLQNLTGAGLINKIEFDGKNTFVITPKGRQYLESYANFSSIAESFGLEL, from the coding sequence ATGCAAATAGTTGCAGACTTGCTTACTGCTACTGAACAGTCTGGACAGGAAGGCATCAAAACAACTTCACTTCTAACAAAGGCTAATTTATCACATTCAAGACTATCAAAATTCTTGCAGAATTTAACCGGTGCAGGATTAATTAACAAAATTGAATTTGATGGAAAGAATACTTTTGTAATTACACCAAAAGGAAGACAGTATTTGGAATCTTATGCAAACTTTTCAAGTATTGCAGAATCATTTGGATTAGAACTTTAA
- a CDS encoding AIPR family protein → MAQNENGLLEYIPGSHTLLVQKNSSPPLEGFAENIRGSIHEYAENSKSEVEKGNNFLQWVLTRVFEATEDDAADAIVDGANDLGIDAYLPVDFSDNTIRLFQSKYGTSHSLEAIAKFKEDAKRLLAKDVKKMRPELAQLVTKIKEKNLKIKCCYVTDQKVDYKDEMVEIIDEEKIIQKLWDRIKKPAAGKKSSIKLERMLRHENTILGILKLRELTEFVSKSRDYVFESNIRQWMQFKTTVNKGLRETLQSNPNKFFFYNNGITIVVSDFTELGENLIELHAPQIVNGAQTSNSILDHSKRTKNMDGSMTVTIIKADDEQEQNNITKYRNSQNSVRGKDLVSLMDFHKSIKSQLRNCGYFYEIQAGSFDSKSKSKQCEYEGDLIYNNYLPDNHKKVIVAKDAIQSLVAGIEQRPTEAYSSPAQFLPRGSKYDDIFNDNLKDDYRLLLYPYLVKEFAKKSLKYGKQGGHKTKRYATLFFVAVYFRILHKKILESKGDYKGDIRKLEPIFRSFKLNSRILKITDIIVTKFLEDTVVDDEIEMANTKHNFFSQHVWNDTMLRVIDKKIRQEDDEIVSLKKLANSLF, encoded by the coding sequence TTGGCGCAAAATGAAAATGGGTTGCTAGAGTACATTCCAGGCTCTCATACACTTTTAGTACAAAAAAACTCTAGTCCCCCACTAGAAGGATTTGCTGAGAATATCAGAGGGAGTATTCATGAATATGCTGAAAATTCTAAAAGTGAGGTTGAAAAAGGAAATAATTTTCTTCAATGGGTTTTAACAAGAGTTTTTGAGGCCACTGAAGACGATGCAGCTGATGCAATTGTGGATGGTGCAAACGATCTAGGAATTGACGCATATTTACCAGTAGATTTTTCAGATAACACGATTAGATTATTTCAATCAAAATATGGAACATCTCACTCATTAGAAGCAATAGCAAAATTCAAAGAAGATGCAAAGAGATTACTAGCAAAAGATGTTAAAAAAATGAGGCCAGAATTGGCTCAGCTTGTTACAAAAATTAAAGAAAAAAATCTAAAGATAAAATGCTGCTATGTAACTGATCAGAAAGTAGATTACAAAGATGAAATGGTTGAAATCATTGATGAAGAAAAAATCATTCAAAAATTATGGGATAGAATCAAAAAACCAGCTGCAGGAAAAAAATCGTCAATCAAACTAGAGAGAATGCTTAGGCATGAAAATACCATTCTAGGTATTTTAAAACTACGAGAATTAACAGAATTTGTAAGTAAGAGTAGAGATTATGTTTTTGAATCAAACATTAGGCAATGGATGCAGTTTAAGACTACAGTCAACAAAGGATTAAGAGAAACATTACAAAGTAATCCAAATAAATTCTTTTTTTATAATAATGGAATTACAATTGTAGTTAGTGACTTTACAGAATTGGGAGAGAATTTGATTGAACTTCATGCACCTCAAATAGTTAATGGTGCTCAAACATCAAATTCAATTCTTGATCACTCAAAGAGAACAAAAAATATGGACGGTTCCATGACAGTTACTATTATCAAAGCTGATGATGAGCAAGAACAAAATAACATTACTAAATATAGAAATTCTCAAAATTCAGTTAGAGGAAAAGATCTTGTTTCTTTAATGGATTTTCACAAATCAATTAAATCACAGTTAAGAAATTGTGGTTATTTTTATGAAATTCAAGCAGGCTCTTTTGACAGTAAATCAAAATCTAAACAATGTGAATATGAAGGTGATTTAATTTACAATAATTATCTCCCAGATAATCATAAAAAAGTAATTGTTGCCAAAGATGCAATTCAATCACTAGTTGCAGGAATTGAACAAAGACCAACAGAGGCATATAGTTCACCAGCTCAATTTCTTCCAAGAGGAAGTAAATACGACGACATTTTCAACGACAATCTAAAAGATGATTACAGACTTTTACTATATCCATATCTTGTCAAAGAATTTGCCAAAAAATCATTAAAGTATGGAAAACAAGGAGGACATAAAACAAAAAGATATGCAACATTATTTTTTGTTGCAGTATACTTTAGAATATTACATAAGAAAATTCTCGAATCAAAAGGAGACTACAAAGGAGACATTAGAAAATTAGAGCCTATTTTTCGTAGTTTCAAATTAAATTCCAGAATTTTAAAGATAACAGACATTATTGTGACAAAATTCCTTGAAGATACAGTCGTAGATGATGAAATTGAGATGGCAAACACAAAGCACAATTTCTTCTCTCAACATGTTTGGAATGATACAATGCTGCGTGTAATTGATAAAAAAATTAGACAGGAAGATGATGAAATTGTATCCTTAAAAAAACTGGCAAATAGTTTATTTTAA
- a CDS encoding plastocyanin/azurin family copper-binding protein → MIKKISILSAVVVTVIVILTFSLTNTSENKTTEKDDLIVEGDVIMPTKVSRPGCEVQDICYIPSSIVTEKGKPVTWVNHDSAFHSVTSGFYEEPTDLFDSGHLDPFESYSVRFDESGTYDYFCTLHPWMKGQVIVK, encoded by the coding sequence TTGATAAAAAAAATTTCTATTTTAAGCGCAGTCGTAGTAACTGTTATTGTAATTTTGACATTCTCATTAACAAATACTTCTGAAAATAAAACAACAGAAAAAGATGATTTGATTGTTGAAGGTGATGTCATAATGCCTACAAAAGTTTCCCGTCCCGGATGTGAGGTGCAAGATATTTGTTACATTCCATCTTCAATTGTTACGGAAAAAGGGAAACCAGTAACATGGGTAAACCACGATTCTGCATTTCATAGTGTAACTTCTGGCTTTTACGAAGAGCCTACGGATCTTTTTGATAGTGGTCATTTAGATCCGTTTGAATCCTATTCTGTTAGGTTTGATGAATCCGGAACATATGATTATTTTTGCACTCTTCATCCTTGGATGAAGGGCCAAGTGATTGTAAAATAA
- a CDS encoding histone has protein sequence MRSSELGLSAMYRILKKAGAERVSDESADELRRIIEEVADSIAKSAVDMASHAGRKTVKGEDVKLASKPFNKF, from the coding sequence ATGAGATCATCAGAACTTGGATTATCTGCAATGTATAGAATTTTGAAAAAAGCTGGTGCTGAAAGAGTCAGCGATGAATCAGCAGATGAATTAAGAAGAATAATTGAAGAGGTTGCAGACAGTATTGCAAAAAGTGCAGTAGATATGGCTTCTCATGCAGGTAGGAAAACAGTAAAAGGAGAAGATGTAAAGTTGGCTTCAAAACCATTTAACAAATTCTAA
- a CDS encoding TatD family hydrolase has translation MTWYFDSHIHLSDPEYISDMEFILKEMEYLQIKACCVSMDVQNSLETLKLAKDSDLVLPFIGIHPECANDNLENMIALIEDNHTHLSGIGEIGLDPTYVNNTDDAKRQRHVFETLLSYGEKFNKPVSIHSRKSLDDIFEIMTSYSTKHALLHWFDGSKKQLRKAMDMGFFVSYGPVMVYANDKQTLVSVTDESKILVETDGPVKFSRCFEMKSGQITFIPSVIFCASKILGKTFDEMAFSLEKNTNSFLGI, from the coding sequence ATGACATGGTATTTTGATTCCCACATACATTTGTCTGATCCTGAATATATCTCTGATATGGAATTTATTTTAAAAGAAATGGAGTATTTGCAAATTAAAGCATGTTGCGTATCTATGGATGTACAAAATTCATTAGAAACTCTAAAGTTAGCAAAAGACAGTGATCTTGTTTTACCATTTATTGGAATTCATCCAGAATGTGCCAATGACAATCTTGAAAATATGATTGCCTTGATAGAAGACAATCATACACATCTTTCAGGAATTGGAGAAATTGGATTAGATCCAACATATGTGAATAATACTGATGATGCTAAAAGACAACGACATGTTTTTGAAACATTATTATCATATGGGGAAAAATTTAACAAACCCGTTTCAATCCATTCAAGAAAAAGTCTTGATGATATTTTTGAAATAATGACATCCTATAGTACTAAACATGCATTGCTTCACTGGTTTGATGGAAGTAAAAAACAGCTACGAAAAGCAATGGATATGGGATTTTTTGTATCTTATGGACCTGTAATGGTTTATGCAAATGATAAACAAACTTTAGTCTCTGTTACAGATGAATCAAAAATCCTTGTTGAAACCGATGGTCCTGTAAAATTTTCTAGATGCTTTGAAATGAAGTCTGGACAAATTACCTTTATCCCTAGTGTGATCTTCTGTGCCTCAAAAATTCTAGGAAAAACGTTTGATGAAATGGCTTTTTCGCTAGAAAAAAACACAAATTCGTTCCTTGGAATATAG
- the cgi121 gene encoding KEOPS complex subunit Cgi121, whose amino-acid sequence MITVKLVGGAKKSFLTENLQIDKSDIPIKELLKLLLELKPVDSPKLDIENILIAINGVDSSAMDGKSTIIKNNDLVSIIPVIHGGASKKITFKISSKQIQVIEIKGQPSIDVKFIDNLRNKYPKIQIQAVSSSFIMNSYHLKKIISLSFESKKNNILLSNKLEIDILMRFALTKQISDAILTVGIKPKSNFILITIGDKKSLNSLYEDLLPLSVNLFVKKNDSFLKKYFKISQKQLDVVYSKNPLEDILIEKAAILV is encoded by the coding sequence ATGATTACTGTAAAACTAGTAGGTGGTGCTAAAAAATCTTTTTTGACTGAAAACTTACAAATTGACAAATCTGATATCCCTATAAAAGAACTATTGAAACTTTTGTTAGAACTAAAACCTGTTGACTCACCAAAATTGGATATTGAAAATATCTTAATTGCAATAAATGGTGTAGATTCGTCTGCAATGGATGGTAAATCTACGATAATAAAAAATAATGATCTTGTAAGTATAATTCCTGTTATTCATGGAGGAGCATCGAAAAAAATTACTTTCAAAATATCCTCAAAACAAATCCAAGTAATTGAAATAAAAGGTCAGCCATCAATAGATGTAAAATTCATTGATAATTTAAGAAACAAATATCCGAAAATTCAGATTCAAGCTGTTTCCAGTAGTTTTATTATGAATTCATATCATTTGAAAAAAATCATATCATTGTCTTTTGAATCTAAAAAAAATAATATTCTGCTATCAAATAAGCTTGAAATAGATATTTTGATGCGTTTTGCATTGACAAAGCAAATATCTGATGCAATATTGACCGTTGGAATAAAACCTAAATCAAATTTTATTCTAATTACCATTGGAGATAAAAAATCCCTAAATTCATTGTATGAAGATTTACTACCTTTATCTGTAAATTTATTTGTAAAGAAAAATGATTCTTTTCTTAAAAAATATTTTAAAATTTCTCAAAAACAATTAGATGTTGTTTATTCTAAAAACCCTTTAGAAGATATTTTGATAGAAAAAGCTGCAATTCTAGTCTGA
- a CDS encoding THUMP domain-containing protein encodes MNLIITCARHLEPETEDELRDILEEFGDSDADIIITNMSGILTAKTKLDPVNVVIKMKEMLLDEPWSIRYCLRVIPIQNIVETNIEEIEKIIAENSNQILDNETYRISIEKRNSDISSQEIIAKIADKIKNKVSLEFPDKIILIEILGNKTGVSILKKSDILSVEKTKRSMSD; translated from the coding sequence ATGAATTTGATCATTACATGTGCTAGACATCTTGAGCCAGAAACTGAAGATGAATTAAGAGATATTTTAGAAGAATTTGGAGATTCAGATGCAGATATCATAATTACTAATATGTCAGGGATTTTGACTGCCAAAACAAAACTAGATCCTGTCAATGTAGTAATTAAAATGAAAGAAATGTTGCTCGATGAGCCTTGGAGTATAAGATACTGCTTAAGAGTGATACCAATTCAGAATATTGTCGAAACTAATATTGAAGAAATTGAGAAAATAATTGCTGAAAATTCCAATCAGATTTTGGATAATGAGACATATAGAATTTCAATAGAAAAAAGAAATTCAGACATATCTAGTCAAGAAATAATTGCAAAAATTGCAGATAAAATAAAAAACAAAGTGTCACTAGAATTTCCAGATAAAATTATTTTAATTGAGATACTAGGAAATAAGACTGGAGTATCCATATTAAAAAAATCAGATATACTGAGTGTTGAAAAAACTAAGCGTAGTATGTCAGACTAG
- a CDS encoding L-threonylcarbamoyladenylate synthase, with protein MKVKCDKRGIEKAIGVINHGGIAVYPTDTVYGIGCNPYDNEAVKKIYDIKSRDSSKPLPVLTYSTEIAEKIVDIDDFTKKIVSKFWPGQLTIILKLIDDDLKKSLLLNEKIAIRVPNHKCTLEILKGCNFLVGTSANISGHPSFTNPDECVRNLENYDIFVDGGTITSKAESTIIEIENEKINIIREGSLTKEEILEG; from the coding sequence ATGAAAGTAAAATGTGATAAAAGAGGAATTGAAAAAGCTATAGGAGTTATCAATCATGGGGGGATTGCAGTTTATCCAACTGATACCGTATATGGAATAGGTTGTAATCCATACGATAATGAAGCAGTAAAAAAAATTTATGATATAAAATCCAGAGATAGTTCCAAACCATTACCAGTTTTGACTTACTCCACAGAAATTGCAGAAAAAATTGTGGATATTGATGATTTTACAAAAAAAATTGTTTCAAAGTTTTGGCCAGGGCAACTTACAATAATTTTAAAGTTAATCGATGATGATTTAAAAAAATCATTATTATTAAATGAGAAAATTGCTATAAGAGTGCCAAATCATAAATGTACTTTAGAAATTTTGAAAGGTTGTAACTTTCTAGTGGGAACAAGTGCAAATATTTCAGGACATCCATCATTTACAAATCCGGATGAATGTGTTAGAAATTTAGAAAATTATGATATTTTTGTTGATGGAGGAACAATAACAAGTAAAGCAGAATCAACGATTATTGAAATAGAAAATGAAAAGATCAACATTATTCGAGAAGGTTCTTTGACAAAAGAGGAGATTTTAGAAGGATGA
- a CDS encoding winged helix-turn-helix domain-containing protein — MAEYRTHMKIIGDILSTTRDDLQDEDGATVTYLIRKANISHSRISRILKTLVSQGLLEQVDTQGSNKYRISPTGREFLQAYNTFTNFADNFGLNI; from the coding sequence ATGGCAGAGTATAGAACACATATGAAAATAATTGGCGATATTTTATCAACAACTAGAGATGATCTACAAGATGAAGATGGAGCAACAGTAACATATCTCATTAGAAAAGCAAATATTTCACATTCAAGAATTTCTAGAATTCTAAAAACCTTAGTATCGCAAGGACTTTTAGAACAAGTAGATACACAAGGCTCAAACAAATATAGAATTAGTCCAACAGGTAGAGAATTTCTTCAAGCATATAATACATTTACAAATTTTGCAGATAATTTTGGATTGAATATCTAG
- a CDS encoding Fe(2+)-trafficking protein — protein MTRTCTKCKNSIPDTEQLSVVAEKYPTCNKCWAEWKEYQIMVMNEMKLDMSMLDHRKLLKKHEKIFVGVLSPEGEVIDYTNEDNRKPDEPTSV, from the coding sequence ATGACTCGAACATGTACCAAATGTAAAAACTCTATTCCTGATACTGAACAACTTAGTGTTGTAGCTGAAAAATACCCTACATGTAACAAATGTTGGGCTGAATGGAAAGAATATCAAATTATGGTGATGAATGAAATGAAATTAGATATGTCAATGCTTGATCATAGGAAATTATTGAAAAAACATGAGAAGATCTTTGTAGGTGTACTGTCTCCTGAAGGGGAAGTTATAGATTACACAAATGAAGATAATAGAAAACCTGATGAGCCTACAAGCGTCTAA